Part of the Natronobacterium gregoryi SP2 genome, TGCGAGGATGGTCACGACGACGGCCGCGAGTGCAGCGAGGAGAATCGATTGTCCGCCGACCTGGCCTGCGAGGTCGTACAGTCGCCAGAAGACGATGATACCGATCGCAGCGAAGAGGGTCCCGACGCCGAGTGACCAGAGGAGACGGACGGTCCGGGACGTCGAGGCGTCTCGTCGCCACTGGATCGTGTCAGGATCGTCGGGATCGACGGGTGGAGCCGCGTCCTCGTCCATACAAAAACTCCCCACCCGTCGAATAAAGGCAGTTCGGTCTCGTACGGTCTATGCAACGGTTCGTCGTGTAGTCTCGAGCAGTGCTGGGATCGCACCGAAAACGGTTACAGCGGTCGGTTCTGCCGAAATGCTCTACAACTGGCAGGAGACAGCTGCTGGATACAGGGGACAGGGTTAGCACGACCCATCGTTTGTGTCACGGTCAATTTGTCATAGTGTCGAGCGGTATCTGATCCTCGCACATTTGGAGTTCTCCCCGCTTTGCTGTTAGTCGGAGCATGCGTAAATATGCGCGTTGGTCCGTCACGTAGTATGACAAACACTGCCGTATTCACGCCTGACCGGTCAGATTCAACAGAGCCAGTAGTTCAACTCAAAACACGAACGAGAACGCGGTAAAGCCGACGTAGGAGATGATGACCGATCCGGCCAGCGAGCCGATCCACGCGAGCACGGTAAACAGCATCTTTCGGCCGCTGACGCCGCCGGAGCCGGAAGCCGCAGCGTAGCCACTCCCGATGATCGCACTGACGATAATTTCGTTGAACGAGACTGGAATCCCGTAGAGGACAGCTGCCTGTGCGATGATAAACGAGGGAATGAGCGCCGCGATCGATCGCCGTGGACCAAGCGAGGAGTAGTCCTGTGAAATCGCCTTTATCATCCGTGGTGCGCCGGTCCACGATCCCAGCAAGAGCCCGAAGCCACCGCCGACGAGCAAGGCAAGCAGCGGCAACCCGACATCACCCGACAGCGGAATCAGCGGACCGATCGCCAGCCCGACCTGGCTCCCGCCCGCCGAGAAGGCGACGAGTCCGCCGAGGACGAGCAAGAAGTGCCGTTCGCCGTTCTCGAGGCCGTTTCGCAGGTCGTATCCGATCACGAGTGCCCAGAGGGCCGCCATCACCAGCGTCGCGACGACGACACCGACGAGCTCGGGACCCGGAATCGGACCGCTCACGGCTTGGGCGATCGACGCACCGTCACCCCCTCCGCCACCGAGGACGGCGAACTCGATGTTGGCGACGAGGACGCCGACGAACGCGGCAAGCACGACGATCAGGGCCTCCTCGGCGATCGGTTCGGCACGCAGCAAGCGAGCGATCGCGTAGGCGAGGCCGCCGCCGACAAACGGCGTCAAGATCCACAGCGTCGCGATCTCGGCGTACTTCGCCCAGGCAGGATCGCCACCCATGGCGATGCCAACCCCGATGACTGCGCCCGTCACGGTAAACGCCGTCGCGATCGGGTAGCCCGCGAAGACACCGATCGCGACCAGCGCAGCAGCGATGATCAGCGCGATCGTCGCCGCCCCAGGCGACAACACGACACCGTCGATCAGTTCTGTGCCGACCGCCTCGGAGACGTTCGCTCCCTGCAGGACCGCCCCGGCGAACCCGAGAATACCGACGAGAAATCCGGCCCGCATCACCGAAATAGCGTTCGCACCGACCGCAGGAGCAAACGGCGTCGACCCGCTCGAGCCAGCCCCGATCGCCCAGGCCATAAAGAGACTCGCAAGGGCGGCGATCAGGAACGTGGCGATCGTCGCGATTTCGACCATCTGTTCGGGCTTTCCAGTGGGGACTACAAGTGTGTGCCGGCCTGCGGTTGCTGGAGAACGTTGGGCCCGGTAGGTTGAGTAGTGAACTCACCTGGGGTCGAGTAGCGGGCTCGGTTCGACACGGACCGAACGAGAACGGAGGGAGACTAGCAAGATGCGAACGGAGACAATTGCGCCCTCGTCGCGCGGGCGCGGCCCCCTCATACGGATTACTGTAACGATTTACCGGCGCAACCGCCGCCCGGGTCGCGGTTGTGCCGGAAATGACCTACAGTAAACCGTACCAGTCGAGATCCGCGCGCTGGAACTGCCAGTAGCCGACGAGAACCGGAACGGTCGCCCACGCGAGCAGGACGCCGAGACCGAACATATTCGGCGCGTGCAGAGCCGTTGTCGTCCCGCCGACGAAGGCGATATCGAGCAGATCGGGAACATAGTATCGCGCCCCGTCGAACGCGTGCAGCGGATTTAACCGGTTCGCGTACAGGAACCACGTCGGTTCCTCGAGTGTGGCGAACCGACCTGCGAGGGGATCTACGCCCGTCTCGGTCTGTCCAGTCACGACGAGCGAAACGAGCGAGATGACGAGGGTGTCCCAGAGGACTACACACAGCGCATAGAGCCCGATCAAAATCCCGATCACTCGCGTCTCGCTGGCGAAGGTACTCGAGACGCCGACTGTCACGCCGAGCCACGCGAACGTGTAGAGGACGAGCACGACGAGGCCGCCGACGATTTCTGTCGGACCGTCCGTCCCGAACTGCGCGACGACGAACGCCGAGAGCAGGAGTGCAACGGCGAGGACGACGGCGAGGAGCGTCGCGGCGCGGCCGACGTATTTTCCAGTCACGATATCCCGGCGACGCCCCGGTTGGCCGAGGAGAAGACGGATTCGACCAGAATCTCGCTCACCGACGATCGCTC contains:
- a CDS encoding inorganic phosphate transporter, which gives rise to MVEIATIATFLIAALASLFMAWAIGAGSSGSTPFAPAVGANAISVMRAGFLVGILGFAGAVLQGANVSEAVGTELIDGVVLSPGAATIALIIAAALVAIGVFAGYPIATAFTVTGAVIGVGIAMGGDPAWAKYAEIATLWILTPFVGGGLAYAIARLLRAEPIAEEALIVVLAAFVGVLVANIEFAVLGGGGGDGASIAQAVSGPIPGPELVGVVVATLVMAALWALVIGYDLRNGLENGERHFLLVLGGLVAFSAGGSQVGLAIGPLIPLSGDVGLPLLALLVGGGFGLLLGSWTGAPRMIKAISQDYSSLGPRRSIAALIPSFIIAQAAVLYGIPVSFNEIIVSAIIGSGYAAASGSGGVSGRKMLFTVLAWIGSLAGSVIISYVGFTAFSFVF
- a CDS encoding ABC transporter permease subunit, yielding MSATLQIARAEVTGAVRSRALWIVTAVLGLFVITRLWLYGDLLAGTTYPFLSTFDTFAEFVPLLVIILGYRAIVGERDSGRIRLLLGQPGRRRDIVTGKYVGRAATLLAVVLAVALLLSAFVVAQFGTDGPTEIVGGLVVLVLYTFAWLGVTVGVSSTFASETRVIGILIGLYALCVVLWDTLVISLVSLVVTGQTETGVDPLAGRFATLEEPTWFLYANRLNPLHAFDGARYYVPDLLDIAFVGGTTTALHAPNMFGLGVLLAWATVPVLVGYWQFQRADLDWYGLL